The following coding sequences lie in one Candidatus Hydrogenedentota bacterium genomic window:
- a CDS encoding TRAP transporter large permease subunit: MERAVVLAVFIAAYVLFVFLPNRRSIVAIAAASLLVLSGTLTPGEALHSVNWNVIGIFVGMLIVADVFIESRFPAWFAEVIVNRAPNTAWAILFICLMTSALSAIVENVATLLIVAPVAISLAKKLKLNPFSMIVAIAVASNLQGAATLIGDPPSMLLGGYARMTFLDFFVYQGKPSMFFATQVGALASFVVLYFIFRRHREKGAVAPVETVESWWPTMLLGVLIMALAGSSFFDKEFKWLAGTLCMAFGVGMLVPGLLRDPGRVLAGMRRLDWDTTFFLMGIFVIVESLTATGWVDVIAQLIAGMIGGNVFWGYVVLVLFSMVFSGFIDNVPFLAAMLPVAGALARDMDTEPALFLFGLLLGASLGGNITPIGASANIVGVGLLRKEGQTVTFWEFGKISIPFTLAAIIPASVFVWLIWGP, encoded by the coding sequence ATGGAAAGGGCCGTCGTTCTCGCCGTGTTCATCGCGGCATATGTGCTGTTTGTGTTTCTGCCCAACCGGCGCAGCATCGTCGCCATTGCGGCCGCATCCCTGCTTGTGCTTTCGGGGACACTCACGCCCGGGGAGGCGCTTCATTCGGTGAACTGGAATGTCATAGGCATCTTCGTGGGCATGCTGATAGTCGCGGATGTCTTCATAGAAAGCCGTTTTCCGGCCTGGTTTGCGGAGGTGATCGTCAACCGCGCGCCAAACACGGCGTGGGCCATTCTCTTCATCTGCCTTATGACCAGCGCCCTCTCCGCCATTGTGGAAAACGTGGCGACACTGCTCATCGTCGCGCCTGTCGCCATTTCTCTCGCGAAAAAACTCAAACTAAACCCCTTCTCCATGATTGTCGCCATCGCCGTCGCCAGCAATCTGCAGGGCGCGGCCACCCTTATCGGCGACCCGCCGAGCATGCTTCTTGGCGGCTATGCGCGCATGACCTTCCTGGATTTCTTTGTGTACCAGGGAAAGCCCAGCATGTTCTTCGCCACACAGGTCGGCGCGCTCGCGTCCTTTGTCGTCCTCTATTTCATCTTCCGCAGGCACCGCGAAAAGGGCGCGGTGGCGCCCGTTGAAACGGTGGAATCATGGTGGCCCACCATGCTCCTGGGCGTGCTCATCATGGCCCTGGCAGGCTCCAGTTTTTTTGATAAAGAGTTTAAGTGGCTGGCCGGCACGCTGTGCATGGCGTTCGGGGTCGGAATGCTGGTGCCGGGACTCCTGCGGGATCCGGGAAGGGTTTTGGCCGGCATGCGCCGGCTTGACTGGGACACCACCTTTTTCCTGATGGGCATCTTTGTGATTGTCGAGAGCCTGACGGCAACCGGATGGGTGGATGTCATCGCGCAGCTTATTGCCGGCATGATTGGCGGCAATGTGTTTTGGGGCTACGTGGTCTTGGTGCTGTTCTCAATGGTCTTTTCAGGATTCATTGACAACGTGCCGTTTCTGGCGGCCATGCTTCCGGTCGCGGGCGCGCTCGCGCGCGACATGGACACGGAGCCGGCTCTGTTTCTTTTCGGACTGCTTCTCGGCGCAAGTCTGGGGGGCAACATCACCCCCATCGGCGCATCCGCCAACATTGTGGGCGTCGGATTGCTCAGAAAAGAGGGGCAGACGGTCACATTTTGGGAGTTCGGGAAGATATCCATTCCATTCACCCTTGCGGCCATTATTCCGGCATCCGTGTTTGTATGGCTTATTTGGGGGCCTTAA